In the genome of Deinococcus aquiradiocola, one region contains:
- a CDS encoding prephenate dehydrogenase produces the protein MRKEGNAQPMFRVAVIAGVGLIGGSLALGLRQRGLAEHVIGYDASPEALQEALALGVIDEARASSGEWLRGADLVVLAAPVKALPALARELAPFLGAKATVTDVGSVKASIAREMEELGVRQFVPGHPMAGSERGGVGNASAALLENAVWVLTPTETTPLTALSRVRRMVEQLGAAPVVMPPDAHDNLVATISHLPYLASLALTHMVARDERLSLLAAGGFRDLTRVASGDPRMSRDMVVENRGALRDATRRFIRQLEHLAETLDQPDELLAAATEGKRTRDSLPVVKRSLLPPKFDLVVATPDRPNQLGIITNALGLAGVNIKDIEVLSVREQGGALRLGLETPDDVTRAGELLRELGYETRGRG, from the coding sequence ATGAGGAAGGAAGGGAACGCGCAGCCGATGTTCCGCGTGGCGGTGATCGCCGGGGTGGGGTTGATCGGCGGGTCGCTGGCGCTGGGGTTGCGGCAGCGTGGGCTGGCGGAGCACGTGATCGGGTACGACGCGTCCCCGGAGGCGCTGCAGGAGGCGCTGGCGCTCGGCGTGATCGACGAGGCGCGCGCGAGCAGCGGCGAGTGGCTGCGCGGCGCGGACCTCGTGGTGCTGGCCGCGCCCGTCAAGGCGCTCCCGGCACTGGCGCGCGAGCTGGCGCCGTTCCTGGGTGCCAAGGCGACCGTGACGGACGTGGGCAGCGTGAAGGCCAGCATCGCCCGCGAGATGGAGGAGCTGGGCGTGCGGCAGTTCGTGCCGGGGCATCCCATGGCGGGCAGCGAGCGGGGCGGGGTGGGGAACGCCTCGGCGGCGCTGCTGGAGAATGCCGTGTGGGTGCTCACGCCGACCGAGACGACGCCCCTGACGGCATTGAGCCGCGTGCGACGCATGGTGGAGCAGCTGGGGGCGGCGCCTGTCGTGATGCCGCCGGACGCGCACGACAATCTCGTCGCGACGATCAGTCACCTGCCGTACCTCGCGTCGCTCGCGCTGACGCACATGGTCGCGCGGGACGAGCGGCTGTCACTGCTCGCGGCGGGCGGGTTCCGTGACCTGACGCGCGTGGCGAGCGGCGACCCGCGCATGAGCCGCGACATGGTGGTCGAGAACCGGGGCGCGCTGCGGGACGCGACCCGGCGGTTCATCCGGCAGCTGGAGCATCTCGCGGAGACGCTGGACCAGCCGGACGAGCTGCTGGCCGCCGCCACCGAGGGCAAACGCACGCGTGACAGCCTGCCGGTCGTGAAGCGCAGCCTGCTGCCCCCGAAGTTCGATCTGGTGGTGGCCACGCCGGACCGCCCGAACCAGCTGGGCATCATCACGAACGCGCTGGGCCTGGCGGGCGTGAACATCAAGGACATCGAGGTGCTGAGCGTGCGCGAGCAGGGCGGCGCGCTGCGGCTGGGCCTGGAGACGCCGGACGACGTGACGCGCGCCGGGGAGCTGCTGCGCGAACTGGGGTACGAGACGAGAGGACGCGGATGA
- a CDS encoding methyltransferase domain-containing protein yields the protein MDPDSFRTWFGPRRADAFLCEHVWEHLTEEEGERAARLCFAYLKPGGFLRCAVPDANFPDPEYQRTVQVGGPGPPDHPAADHRVVYDVHRFVRLFERAGFEVEVLEHCDDAGHFHAREWDVASGPVYRSLRLDHRNRGGRLGFVSLIVDARRPGRADL from the coding sequence CTGGACCCGGATTCGTTCCGGACGTGGTTCGGGCCGCGCCGCGCGGACGCGTTCCTGTGCGAGCACGTGTGGGAGCACCTGACGGAGGAGGAGGGCGAGCGGGCCGCGCGGCTGTGCTTCGCGTACCTGAAGCCGGGCGGGTTCCTGCGGTGCGCCGTGCCGGACGCGAACTTCCCGGACCCCGAGTACCAGCGGACGGTGCAGGTGGGCGGCCCCGGCCCGCCGGACCACCCGGCGGCGGACCACAGGGTCGTGTATGACGTGCACCGCTTCGTGCGGCTGTTCGAGCGGGCGGGCTTCGAGGTGGAGGTGCTGGAGCACTGCGACGACGCGGGGCACTTCCACGCGCGCGAGTGGGACGTGGCGAGCGGTCCCGTGTACCGGTCGTTGCGGCTCGATCACCGCAACCGGGGTGGGCGCCTGGGGTTCGTGTCGCTGATCGTGGATGCCCGCAGGCCGGGACGCGCCGACCTTTAA
- a CDS encoding NADPH-dependent F420 reductase, which yields MKIGILGAGHIGKALARLLSEAGHEVGISNSRGPDTLRDLTHALGHGVKAFTSEDAARFGELVIETIPFGRFMDIPAVQLEGKIVIDTANYYPERDGQIDLGGLSESAFIARHLPKARVVKAFNTIHFEHLESQGDTGKPLDERRAIFIAGDDQDAKDVVTRLIEEIGFAAVDTGSLEDSKVQQPGTPIYGPDLTAVQAREALNK from the coding sequence ATGAAGATCGGAATTCTTGGGGCGGGACACATCGGCAAGGCACTCGCGCGGCTGCTCTCGGAGGCGGGACACGAGGTGGGCATCAGCAACTCGCGCGGGCCGGACACGCTGCGCGACCTGACGCACGCGCTGGGGCACGGCGTGAAGGCCTTCACCAGCGAGGACGCCGCGCGCTTCGGTGAGCTGGTCATCGAGACGATCCCGTTCGGGCGGTTCATGGACATCCCGGCCGTGCAGCTGGAAGGCAAGATCGTGATCGACACGGCCAACTACTACCCGGAACGGGACGGGCAGATCGACCTGGGCGGCCTGTCGGAGAGCGCGTTCATCGCGCGGCACCTGCCGAAGGCGCGGGTCGTGAAGGCCTTCAACACCATTCACTTCGAGCACCTGGAGTCGCAGGGCGACACCGGCAAACCGCTGGACGAGCGGCGCGCGATCTTCATCGCGGGCGACGATCAGGACGCCAAGGACGTGGTGACGCGCCTGATCGAGGAGATCGGGTTCGCGGCCGTGGATACGGGCAGCCTGGAGGACAGCAAGGTGCAGCAGCCGGGCACCCCCATCTACGGGCCGGACCTGACGGCCGTGCAGGCCCGCGAGGCACTGAACAAGTAA
- a CDS encoding AEC family transporter, translated as MPPLLSALLDVIVPVALVALVGFVLGRRLTLDQNTVARLSLYALTPALAFDTILNAHVAAREAVTLGAAFLLTWAVTVTVSGAVAGRWSPATRRSVMASSTIWNSGNLGLPIALFAFGQAGLERALVVFLVGVIGTYVLGPAIYSSGGGWRGSVNAVLRLPVLWAALAALLWRVSGVPVPLGVARGVHLMSQATLPLVLLSLGLQLGAAGRIRVTPPMLFASGVRLLVGPLAALGISVLLGLRGQPLAVLVLSASMPTAVNALLLAREYGGDADTVAGVVLLTTLGALLTVTATVTLLPHLP; from the coding sequence GTGCCGCCGCTGCTGTCCGCCCTGCTCGACGTGATCGTCCCGGTGGCGCTCGTGGCGCTGGTGGGGTTCGTGCTGGGGCGTCGTCTGACGCTCGACCAGAACACCGTCGCGCGCCTGAGCCTGTACGCCCTGACGCCCGCCCTGGCCTTCGACACCATCCTGAACGCGCACGTGGCCGCGCGCGAGGCCGTCACGCTCGGCGCGGCGTTCCTGCTCACGTGGGCCGTCACGGTCACCGTGAGCGGCGCGGTCGCCGGACGCTGGAGTCCCGCCACGCGCCGCAGCGTCATGGCGAGCAGCACCATCTGGAACAGCGGTAACCTCGGCCTGCCCATCGCGCTGTTCGCGTTCGGTCAGGCGGGCCTGGAGCGGGCGCTGGTGGTGTTCCTGGTGGGCGTGATCGGCACGTACGTCCTCGGGCCCGCCATCTACAGTTCCGGCGGGGGGTGGCGCGGCAGCGTGAACGCCGTCCTGCGCCTGCCGGTGCTGTGGGCGGCCCTGGCGGCCCTGCTGTGGCGCGTGAGCGGCGTGCCCGTCCCGCTGGGCGTGGCGCGCGGCGTGCACCTCATGAGTCAGGCGACCCTGCCGCTCGTGCTGCTGTCGCTGGGCCTGCAGCTGGGCGCGGCGGGCCGCATCAGGGTCACGCCGCCCATGCTGTTCGCGAGCGGCGTGCGGCTGCTTGTGGGACCGCTCGCGGCGCTCGGCATCAGCGTGCTGCTCGGCCTGCGCGGCCAGCCGCTCGCGGTGCTCGTGCTGTCGGCCAGCATGCCGACCGCCGTGAACGCCCTGCTGCTCGCCCGCGAGTACGGTGGGGACGCCGACACCGTCGCGGGCGTCGTGCTGCTCACCACGCTCGGCGCGCTCTTGACCGTCACGGCCACCGTCACGCTCCTCCCGCACCTGCCCTGA